ATGGTCATCGGGGCTCTTGTGAACCCAGGGGACAATATCCTTCTTCCGACTCCCTGCTATTCGCTTTACGAAAGCAAGGTCAAATTCTACGGCGGGATTCCAAAAACCTATGCCTGCCATGAAAACTGGGAGCCGGATACAAAAGACATAGAGCGCAAAATTACACGCAGGACAAAGGCAATAGTTATTGTCAACCCAAACAACCCGACCGGGGCCATATACTCAAGGCACGCCATCATGAAAATCATGGAGATTGCCTCGCGCCATCGCCTTCTTGTGTTTGCCGACCTCATCTATGACCAACTTGCCTTCAATGGCGCATCGGTGCCTGATATCAGGGAATTTGCCTCCGACTGCCTGCTTGTGTGCGGCAATGGCATTTCCAAAAACTATTTTTTTCCAGGCGCCAGGGTAGGCTATCTTGCAGTCCACGGAAAGGAGAGCAAGGTCAAAAATGAGCTTAAAAAAATTCTCCTTGACATGTGCTTTGTTCGCCTGTCGCCTACAAATGCATACATGCAGCAGGCCGCCCTTGCCGCTTTTACAAACCCAAGCAGCCATCTTGCAACCTATCTTCCGCTTCTTGAGCAGCGCTCAAACACACTTGTCCAGTGCGCCTTGGAGATTGATGGCTTCAAGGCAATCAGGCCGCAAGGCGCGTTTTACTCATTCATTAAACTTCCA
This is a stretch of genomic DNA from Candidatus Parvarchaeota archaeon. It encodes these proteins:
- a CDS encoding aminotransferase class I/II-fold pyridoxal phosphate-dependent enzyme, producing the protein MPMTSSMFAKRTGALVYAPRAISPFIEAAAKAGRKIRRFNLGDPAAFGFAAPPHIIEAAQAALKEQKHQRYLVSSRGDPCLVDAIAAREKVHPDSVFVTNGLTDGIDMVIGALVNPGDNILLPTPCYSLYESKVKFYGGIPKTYACHENWEPDTKDIERKITRRTKAIVIVNPNNPTGAIYSRHAIMKIMEIASRHRLLVFADLIYDQLAFNGASVPDIREFASDCLLVCGNGISKNYFFPGARVGYLAVHGKESKVKNELKKILLDMCFVRLSPTNAYMQQAALAAFTNPSSHLATYLPLLEQRSNTLVQCALEIDGFKAIRPQGAFYSFIKLPDSKEFKRRFKTDKEFVYGLVEQTGIATVQGSGFLKPGYFRTVNLAPPDEIKQAFSEIRDFVQKEV